In a genomic window of Salmo trutta chromosome 32, fSalTru1.1, whole genome shotgun sequence:
- the LOC115171183 gene encoding UNC93-like protein MFSD11 — MSLSDRSRKTIFIGLLVTSVLGTLSFLALRKTLPPEEEMLNEEEGQPLLSSRMMYKQRANSAVQDAKSEFKMILQLLKTKTILLLSCCMAYSGLELSFYSGVYGTCIGATTEFGAAAKGLIGISGIVVGIGEIVGRFVLPSVTFTHHSYVGVTI; from the exons ATGTCCCTCTCAGATAGGAGCAGAAAGACTATCTTTATAGGTCTGCTGGTTACCTCAGTGCTGGGAACACTCAGCTTCCTGGCTCTGAGAAAGACTCTTCCACCAGAGGAGGAGATGCTCAACGAGGAGGAAGGCCAGCCTTTGCTCTCATCTCGCATGAT GTATAAGCAAAGAGCAAACTCGGCAGTACAAGATGCAAAGTCAGAATTCA AGATGATCCTGCAACTGCTCAAAACCAAAACCATATTGCTCCTGAGCTGTTGCATGGCATACAGTG GACTGGAGCTATCATTCTACAGTGGTGTGTATGGGACATGTATCGGGGCAACAACAGAGTTTGGAGCGGCAGCTAAAGGCTTGATTGGGATCTCTGGAATCGTGGTGGGGATCGGAGAGATAGTTGGTAGGTTTGTGTTGCCCAGTGTAACTTTTACCCATCACTCTTATGTTGGTGTTACAATCTAA